CACCATGGTGGTCGGCGACGCGTACGGCCGTGTCCGCGCGATGCTGGACGACAGCGGCAACAACGTGGCCGAGGCGGGCCCGTCGACGCCGGTCCAGGTCCTGGGCCTGACCAACGTCCCGGGTGCCGGCGACAACTTCATCGTGGTGGACGAGGACCGTACGGCCCGTCAGATCGCGGAGAAGCGCGCCGCCCGCGAGCGCAACGCGGCCTTCGCCAAGCGCACGCGCCGTGTGTCCCTCGAGGACCTGGACAAGGTGCTCAAGGCCGGCGAGGTCCAGCAGCTGAACCTGATCATCAAGGGTGACGCTTCCGGTTCGGTCGAGGCCCTCGAGTCCTCGCTGCTCCAGCTGGACGTCGGCGAAGAGGTCGACATCCGCGTCCTGCACCGCGGCGTCGGTGCGGTCACGGAGTCCGACATCGACCTGGCCATGGGCTCCGACGCCATCGTCATCGGCTTCAACGTCCGTGCGGCCGGCCGTGCCGCGCAGATGGCCGAGCGCGAGGGCGTGGACGTCCGGTACTACTCGGTCATCTACCAGGCGATCGAGGAGATCGAGGCGGCCCTCAAGGGCATGCTCAAGCCGGAGTACGAAGAGGTCGAGCTGGGTACGGCGGAGATCCGCGAGGTCTTCAAGTCGTCCAAGCTGGGCAACATCGCCGGTGTCCTCATCCGGTCCGGCGAGGTCCGCCGCAACACCAAGGCCCGTCTCATCCGGGACGGCAAGGTGGTCGCGGAGAACCTCACCATCGAGGGCCTGCGTCGCTTCAAGGACGACGTCACCGAGATCCGCGAAGGCTTCGAGGGCGGTATCAACCTCGGCAACTTCAACGACATCAAGGTCGACGACGTCATCGCGACGTACGAGATGCGCGAGAAGCCGCGGGCGTAACAGCCACCGGTTGCCGCTGGCCGACGGGACCTTCCGGTCCCGTCGGCCAGCGCGCCGTTGCGGGCCGTTTCAGGGCCCGGGGCGGCCCCGGCGCCCGCCCGCGCCGAAACCCTGTCGAGCCACCGGCGGGTACGCGGTACCGTTTCTTGATGTCCCCGGCCACCCGGCCCAGGGGCCATCGATCCCGTACCGGCGGGTGAACCGGCAACACACATGTACGTGGGGACTCTGTCCTTCGACCTCCTCCTCGGCGACGTCCACTCGCTGAAGGAGAAGCGCTCCGTCGTCCGCCCGATCGTGGCCGAGCTCCAGCGGAAGTACGCGGTGAGCGCGGCGGAGGTGGATCACATGAACCTCCACCGCCGGGCGGTCATCGGCCTCGCGGTGGTCTCGGGCGACGCGGCCCACCTCACCGACGTACTGGACCGATGCGAACGGCTGGTCGCCGGCCGCCCCGAGGTGGAGCTGCTGTCCGTACGACGCCGCTTCCACGGCGAAGACGACTGACGAAACCACAGAACCAAGATCAGGAAAGAACGGGAGCTGGACCAGTGGCCGACAACGCGCGGGCGAAAAGGCTGGCGGACCTCATCCGAGAGGTGGTGGCCCAGAAGCTGCAGCGCGGGATCAAGGACCCGCGGCTCGGCTCGCACGTCACCATCACGGACACCCGGGTCACGGGTGACCTCCGGGAGGCGACCGTCTTCTACACGGTGTACGGGGACGACGAGGAGCGGAAGGCCGCCGCGGCCGGCCTGGAGAGCGCCAAGGGCATCCTGCGCTCCGAGGTGGGCCGTGCGGCCGGCGTGAAGTTCACGCCGACCCTGACCTTCGTCGCGGACGCCCTGCCGGACACCGCCCGGACCATCGAGGACCTCCTCGACAAGGCCCGGCAGTCCGACGCCAAGGTGCGCGAGAACTCCGCGGGCGCCAGCTACGCGGGCGGCGCGGACCCCTACCGCAAGCCGGCGGACGACGAGACGGACGGCGACGCCGCGGAATGACCCAGAAGCACACCACGCCCGACGGCCTTGTCATCGTCGACAAGCCGTCGGGCTTCACTTCGCACGACGTGGTCGCCAAGATGCGTGGGATCGCCCGGACCCGCCGGGTCGGCCACGCCGGCACCCTCGACCCCATGGCGACCGGCGTCCTGGTCCTCGGCGTCGAGCGGGCCACCAAGCTCCTCGGGCACCTCGCACTGACCGAGAAGGAGTACCTGGGCACCGTACGCCTGGGCCAGAACACCCTCACCGACGACGCCGAGGGCGAGATCACCTCGTCCACCGACGCCTCCAAGGTGACCCGGGCGGCCATCGACGCCGGCATCGCCAAGCTGACCGGCGACATCATGCAGGTGCCGTCCAAGGTCAGCGCCATCAAGATCGACGGCGTCCGGTCCTACAAGCGGGCCCGGGAGGGCGAGGAGTTCGAGATCCCGGCCCGGCCCGTGACCGTCTCCTCCTTCACGGTGTACGACGTCCGGGACGCGGTCGCCGAGGACGGCACCGCCGTGCTGGACCTGGTCGTCTCCGTCGTCTGCTCCTCCGGCACCTACATCCGCGCCCTCGCCCGCGACCTGGGCGCCGGTCTGGGCGTCGGCGGCCACCTGACGGCGCTGCGCCGCACCCGCGTGGGGCCGTACAAGCTGGACGCGGCCAAGACGCTGGACCAGCTCCAGCAGGAGCTGACCGTGATGCCGATCGCGGAGGCCGCCACGGCCGCCTTCCCGCGCTGGGAGGTGGACACCCGGCGCGCCCGGCTGCTGCTGAACGGGGTCCGCCTGGACATGCCCGACGAGTACGCGGACGCCGGTCCCGTCGCCGTGTTCGACCCCGAGGGCCGCTTCCTGGCGCTCGTGGAGCTGCACAAGGGCAAGGCCAAGAGCCTCGCCGTCTTCGGCTGAGCCGAGGCCCTCGCCCGTGGAGCGGCGGCCGGGCACGGGGTGCCTGCCCCCTGCCGCCGCCCCACGGTTCCCCCTCCCCCCACCCCTAGGGATATCCAGCGGCCCCCGCGTATTCACCCGAGCGGCCGGGCGCTCGGAGTGAACCGGGGGAGCGGAAGGGGGCGCGTTCCGCGTCCGCCCCGCCTCGACGATCATCGCGTGCCTACCGTCGGCACAGGCACGGGGCACGGGGCACGGGCGGGGAGGCACGACCATGACGACACGAATCCCGCGATCCGACAGCGCCCACGACGAGACGCTGCACGGCACGGGTGGCACGGTGAGCGGGGCGGAACCGCGGGACGCGGAGCGGACGGCCCGGGACGGGCGCGCCCACGCAACGGACGTGCCGGACGCGGCCCGCACCGGGCGGGCCTTCGCCCGCCAGGGCGGGGACACGGCCGACGGCACGGACCCGGCACCCGGCTCGCGGGAGCCCGCGTACCGCGCGACCGGCGGGGTGGACCCCGGCTGGGGTCTGCGGACGGTGCCGCGGGCCGTCGTCCGGTCGCACACCCCCCTCCCGGCCGTTCCCGCCACCGGAGCCGACCCCCTGGTCCGCATCCACGACCCCGCCGGCCGCCCCCGCGGCCTCGGTTTCCTCGCCGATCACCACGGCACCCTGCTCACCAGCCACGAAGCCGTGGCCGGCCTCGACCGGCTGGTGCTGCGCGCCGGGGACCGCACCCAGGTGGTCGGCGCCGACGCCGTGACCGAACTCCCCGAGCGCGATCTCGCCCTGGTGCGCACCGAGGGCCTGGGCGCGCCCCCGCTGCCACTGGCCGCACGGGAGGAGGCCGAGGCCGGGACGTACGTGCGGCTCGCGGCCGGCTGCTGGCGGGAGGCCCGGGTGCTGGCCGCCGCCGAGGTGTCGTACGGCGGCCATCTCGTGACCGCGCTGGAACTGGCCATCGGCACGGCGGGCCGGGACGCGCTGCGGAGCGGCGGCGGGGCGGCCGGGGGACCGGTGCTGGACGCCCGTACCGGCGCCGTCCTCGGCGTGGTCGGCACCGCGTTGCACGCCCCGCACCGCGACGCCGGCTTCGCGGTGCCGCCGCACCCCGCCGACGGCCCCCTCGCCGAGCTGCTCGCCCGCAACGCGGCCACCGTGCCCGCCTACGGCGCCGACCTCAACCTGGCCGGCGTCCTGGAACTGACCGCCACCTCGGTGGGCCAGGACGGACCGCCCGAACCCCCCGTGGAGCCCGTCGAACGCGCCGACGTGGCCCGGCGGCTGAGCGACTTCGCCGACGGCGAGCAACCCGTGCTCGGGCTGGTCGGCGCCCCGGGCAGCGGCCGCACGACGGAACTCGCGGCGTTCGCCGCCCGCCGCGGCCGGGGCGAGCGGCCCGCCCCCACCCTCTGGCTGCGCGGCGCCGACCTGGCGGAGACCGACGGCTCGGTGGCCGACGCCGCCCGCCGCGCCCTGGAGCGCGCCGCCCGCATCATCGCCGCCGCGCGTCGGCTCGACCTCCCGGACGTCACCCCCGAGCACGTGGCCCGGCTCGCCGCCCGCGCGGGCCGTCCGCTGCTGCTCCTGCTCGACGGCCCCGAGGAGATGCCCCGCACGCCCGCCCACCGGCTCCGCGAGTGGACCGACGGCACGACCGCGTGGCTGCGGGCCGTCGGCGCCCGGCTGGTGGTGGCCTGCCGCGAGGAGTACTGGGAGCAGGCCGCCCTCCGGTCGCTGCCGTGCGTGCGCGTGGGCGACCTCGGCGCCGGGGAGGCCCGCCGGGCGCGCGCCCGCTATGGGATTCCCGAGGGTCTGCCCGCCCGGCGGGACGCCCGGCATCCGCTCACCCTGCGCCTGCTGTCCGAGGTGTGGGCAGCCCTCCCGGCGGCGCCGCCCGCCGGACCCGTCGACCGGCACCAGGTGTTCGAGGCCCACCTCGACCTGGTGTGCCTGCGCGTCGCGGTGCGGCTCGCCGCCGAGCGGGGGCTGCGCGGCACCGCCGTACGACGGCTGGCCGCACGGGTCGCCGGGCAGGTGCACGAGGCCGCCCGGCGAAGCCTCGGGCCGGGCGAGCTGGACCGGGAGACCTTCGAGGCGGTGTTCCCCTGGGGACCGGCGCCCGCCCGGCTCGGCGGCGGCACCGGCTGGGCCTCCGCCGTGCTCGCCGAGGGCCTGCTGGTGCCGGCCGGCCGCGGCCACCGCTTCGCGCACGAGGAACTGGCCGACTGGCTCCAGGGCATGCACCTCGACCTGGACCAGGCCGTGCACGCCCTGGTGCACCGCGCCCGCGACCCGCGGACCGACCCGCGGGACGCGCCACCCGTGCCGCGCCACCGCATCGGACCCGTGGTACAGGCCCTGCTGCATCTGGGCCGCCGCCAAGGAGAACGCCAACTCTCCTTCAAGCTACGAGAGTTGGTGGACGCCCTGGACCTGGACACCGACTCCTGGTGGGCCGCCCGGCTGCTCGCCGGGACCCTGCTCCAGGTGCCGGACGCGGCGCCGTACACCGAGGTGCTGCGGCTGCTCGCCGAGCGGCTGGTGGCCTGGCGAGCCGAACGGCGGCCGGTGCCGGGGGAGTTCGGCCCGGACTTCTGGACCGCCCTGCCGCTGTCCTGCGCCGGGCGCCTGGACCTGCTGCGCCGGCTCGTCCTCGCCGACCAGGCGCCGCCCGCGCCCGGCGAGCGCTACCTCGACGCCGTGGCCCGGCTGCTCGCCGCCGACCCCCGCGCCGTACAGCCGCGGCTGGTCCGCTGGTTCACGGACGAGCGGCCGCTGCCCGCGACCCCGCACGCCACCGTGGCGACCGCCGCGCAGGCCCTGCTGCACACCCATCGGCACGGCGCGCTGGACGAGCTGACCGAGGTGCTGGCGGCCGGCGGCCACCCGCGCGCCGAGGAACTGCTCGCCGTGCTCGCCGAGGAGGAGCCGTCCGCGCTCTGCCGGGCCGTGGACCGCTGGGCGCGCGAGGAGGCACCCGCCCGGCACACGGCCGCGGCGACCCTCGGGCTGCGCGCCGCCCCGCACGCGCGCACGGCCGCCGACCGGGAACTGCTCTGCCGCACCGCCCGCGCCCTGCTCGCCCGCCCCGCCGACCCCGCCCTGCACGGCGCCGCCCACGCCCTCCTGGCCGGCGACCCTGGCTCCCGCGAACGGCATCTGACCGAGACGCTGCGCCACTTCGCCGACGGCGACCCGCTCATCCCGCCGACCGCCCTGCTGCCCGCCCTGACCACGCATCCGGAACCGGTCCTGGAGGCCTTCCGGACCCGGCTGCGCGGCCCGCACCGGGAGGCGGCCCGGTGTCTGTGGCGCCTGCTCACCGACGCCACCACCCCGGCCCTCGCCCGCCGCGCCGCCGGCCTGCTGCGCGAGGCGGTGCGGCCGCACCCGGAGACCGCCGGCCGCGTCGCCGCCGCCGTCGACCGCAGGCTGGCCCGGGTCCCCACCCACCCGGCGCTGTTCCCCCTGGTCACCGGCCTGCTCAAGGACGGCCCCGAGCCACTGCGGGCCGCCCTCGCCACCGTCCTCGCCGCCCCCGGCTCACCGCGCCGCGAACTTCTGGAGTTCCTGCTCGACCGCGAGCGGGAACCGTCCGTGCTGGACGCCGTCCTGCACGCGGCGGCGGGGGGCGAAGGCTCCGCGGAGCGCGGCCTGGTCCACCGCACCGGGCTGCTCCTCGGCCGCACCCCGGAGGGCGCCACCCGCTTCGACCGCGCCCTGGTCGACCTGGCCCGGCACGTCCCCGGCTTCGCCGCCCGGATGACCCGCTGGCTCGCCGACGCCCCGGACGACTGGGCCGCCGTCGTCGGCCCCAGCACCCGCCGCACCCTGGAGAACCTGGCGGGAACCCGCGTACCGGCCTGAGACCGCTCTCACACCGCCGCGGGCGACGTGCGCCAGGTCACAGCGCCCCTACCGATGCGGGCCGCGGGCACCCGGCATGGCACCCTTAGACCTGCACAAGAGTCAAGGTGGACACGGACACGGGTCGAGGAGCGGTCACAGTGCAGCGCTGGCGTGGCTTGGAGGACATCCCCGAGGACTGGGGGCGCAGCGTCGTCACCATCGGTTCCTACGACGGTGTCCACCGCGGCCACCAGCTGATCATCAAGCACGCCGTCGACCGCGCCCGGGAGCTGGGCGTCCCGGCCGTCGTCGTCACCTTCGACCCGCACCCCAGCGAGGTCGTGCGCCCCGGCAGCCACCCGCCGCTGCTCGCCGCGCACCACCGCCGCTGCGAGCTGATGGCCGGGCTGGGCGTCGACGCGGTGCTGATCCTCCCCTTCACCACCGAGTTCTCCAAGCTGTCGCCCGCCGACTTCGTGGTGAAGGTCCTGGTGGACAAGCTGCACGCCAAGGCGGTCGTGGAGGGCCCGAACTTCCGCTTCGGCCACAAGGCGGCGGGCAACGTCGAGTTCCTCGCCGAGCAGGGCAAGGTCTACGACTTCGAGGTCGAGGTCGTCGACCTGTACGTGTCCGGCACGGCGGGCGGCGGGCAGCCGTTCTCCTCCACCCTCACCCGGCGCCTGGTCGCCGAGGGCGACGTCGAGGGCGCCCGGGAGATCCTGGGCCGCCCGCACCGGGTGGAGGGCGTCGTCGTGCGCGGCGCCCAGCGCGGCCGTGAGCTGGGCTTCCCCACGGCCAACGTGGAGACGCTGCCGCACACCGCCGTCCCCGCCGACGGCGTGTACGCCGGCTATCTGCACGCCCAGGGCGAGGTCATGCCGGCCGCGATCTCGGTGGGCACCAACCCGCAGTTCGACGGCACCGAGCGCACGGTGGAGGCGTACGCCATCGACCGCGTCGGCCTCGATCTGTACGGCCTGCACGTCGCCGTCGACTTCCTCGCCTACGTCCGCGGCCAGGCGAAGTTCGAGTCGCTCGAGGCGCTGCTGGAGCAGATGACGGCGGATGTGTCGCGGTGCCGGGAGATCGTCGCGGCGGAGGGCTAGGACCTCTCGTCCGGATCATGCCGTGAAGACGGCGAAGGGCGGCCGGTGCGAGGAGCACCGGCCGCCCTTCCGCATGCCGTGAGCGGCGCTACTGCTGCGGCGGCTGTCCCTGGGGGTACGGCTGGGCCGGGTACGGCGGTTGGCCCTGCTGCGGCGGGTAGGGCACCTGCTGCGGCGGGTAGGGCTGCTGGCCCTGCGGCGGATAGGGCTGGCCGGGCTGGCCCGGCTGACCGGGATACGGCTGGCCGGGGACCTGCGGGTAGGGCTGACCGGGCGCGGGCTGGCCGGGCACCGGCTGCCCCGGCATCTGCTGGCCGGGCATCGGCGGCGCTGCCACCGGCGGCGGGTTGCCGTCGCTGGTCCACAGCCCGTGCGCCTGCTGGTGCCGCACGAAGTCCTCGGCGATCATCGCGGCGAGGTTGAAGTACGCCTCGCGGGTGCGCGGCCGCATCATGTCGAGGTCCACCTCGGCACCGGCGGCCAGATGCTCGTCGAAGGGCACGACCACGACCCCGCGGGTACGGGTCTCGAAGTGCGCCACGATGTCCTCGACCTTGATCATCTTGCCGGTCTCGCGCACCCCGGAGATCACGGTCAGGGAGCGGGACACCAGGTCCGAGTACCCGTGCGCGGCCAGCCAGTCCAGCGTCGTACTGGCGCTGGACGCACCGTCCACGGACGGCGTCGAGATGATGATGAGCTGGTCGGCGAGGTCGAGCACCCCGCGCATGGCGCTGTACAGCAGACCGGTGCCCGAGTCGGTCAGGATGATCGGGTACTGGCGGCCGAGCACGTCGATCGCGCGCCGGTAGTCCTCGTCGTTGAACGTGGTCGACACGGCCGGGTCCACGTCGTTGGCGATGATCTCCAGACCGGAGGGCGCCTGCGAGGTGAACCGGCGGATGTCCATGTACGAGTTGAGATACGGGATCGCCTGGACCAGGTCACGGATGGTGGCCCCGGTCTCCCGGCGCACCCGGCGGCCGAGCGTGCCGGCGTCCGGGTTGGCGTCGATGGCGAGGATCTTGTCCTGCCGCTCGGTGGCCAGGGTGGAGCCGAGCGCGGTGGTCGTGGTGGTCTTGCCCACCCCGCCCTTGAGGCTGATGACCGCGATCCGGTAGCAGGACAGCACCGGCGTGCGGATCAGCTCCAGCTTCCGCTGCCGCTCGGCCTCCTCCTTCTTGCCGCCCAGCTTGAACCGGGAACCGCCCGCCGCGGGCCGGCCGCTCTTCGCCTTCTGCCGCCGGTTGTTCAGCAGCCGGTCCGAGGACAGCTCCACGGCGGCCGTGTAACCCAGCGGCGCGGCACCGGGGTTGGTGGGCTGCCGCTGGTCGTGCTGGATCGGCTGCGGCCAGGCGGCCCCGGCGCGGGGGTCGACGGGCGGCTGGGGCTGCGGCTGCTGCTCCGGAGGCTGCGGGAAGCCGTAACCACCGGGCCCGGCGGCCGGGGCGTCCGACGGGGGGAAGCCGTAACCGCCCTGCTGCGCCGGTCCGCCCGGGCCGTTGGGCTGCGGGAAGCCGTAACCGGCGGCCGGGGAAGGGGCGTTGGGCGCCGGGGGCTGGGGCCCCGCCTGGGGGGCCGGGGGCTGCGGGAAGCCGTAGGCACCGGCGGGACCGGCCTGCGGGCCGCTCTGCGGGCCCGGCTGGGCGGGGGCCGGGGGAGTGGGCATGCCGGGCTGGTACGGCTGAGGGGGCACACCCGGCTGCCCCGGCTGTCCCGGCTGACCAGGCTGTCCCGGCTGGTTCCAGGCGGCGGGCGCGGGCTGCGGCACCTGCGGCTGGAACGGCGGCTGCTGGCCCTGCACCGGGGCGGGCTGCTGGGGCCCGGCCTGCTGCGGGGCGGGCGGCTGGGGCATGGGCTGCGGTCCGGCCTGCGGCGGCATCGGCTGCTGCGCGGGCCACTGGGCCGCGGGCGCCGGGGCGGCGGGCTGGTACGACGGCGGCAGCGGGGGCACACCGCTCCGCGGCGCGGGCGGCGGCGTCCACGCGGAC
This Streptomyces misionensis DNA region includes the following protein-coding sequences:
- a CDS encoding bifunctional riboflavin kinase/FAD synthetase, which codes for MQRWRGLEDIPEDWGRSVVTIGSYDGVHRGHQLIIKHAVDRARELGVPAVVVTFDPHPSEVVRPGSHPPLLAAHHRRCELMAGLGVDAVLILPFTTEFSKLSPADFVVKVLVDKLHAKAVVEGPNFRFGHKAAGNVEFLAEQGKVYDFEVEVVDLYVSGTAGGGQPFSSTLTRRLVAEGDVEGAREILGRPHRVEGVVVRGAQRGRELGFPTANVETLPHTAVPADGVYAGYLHAQGEVMPAAISVGTNPQFDGTERTVEAYAIDRVGLDLYGLHVAVDFLAYVRGQAKFESLEALLEQMTADVSRCREIVAAEG
- the truB gene encoding tRNA pseudouridine(55) synthase TruB; amino-acid sequence: MTQKHTTPDGLVIVDKPSGFTSHDVVAKMRGIARTRRVGHAGTLDPMATGVLVLGVERATKLLGHLALTEKEYLGTVRLGQNTLTDDAEGEITSSTDASKVTRAAIDAGIAKLTGDIMQVPSKVSAIKIDGVRSYKRAREGEEFEIPARPVTVSSFTVYDVRDAVAEDGTAVLDLVVSVVCSSGTYIRALARDLGAGLGVGGHLTALRRTRVGPYKLDAAKTLDQLQQELTVMPIAEAATAAFPRWEVDTRRARLLLNGVRLDMPDEYADAGPVAVFDPEGRFLALVELHKGKAKSLAVFG
- the rbfA gene encoding 30S ribosome-binding factor RbfA, whose protein sequence is MADNARAKRLADLIREVVAQKLQRGIKDPRLGSHVTITDTRVTGDLREATVFYTVYGDDEERKAAAAGLESAKGILRSEVGRAAGVKFTPTLTFVADALPDTARTIEDLLDKARQSDAKVRENSAGASYAGGADPYRKPADDETDGDAAE
- a CDS encoding DUF503 domain-containing protein; protein product: MYVGTLSFDLLLGDVHSLKEKRSVVRPIVAELQRKYAVSAAEVDHMNLHRRAVIGLAVVSGDAAHLTDVLDRCERLVAGRPEVELLSVRRRFHGEDD
- a CDS encoding SCO5717 family growth-regulating ATPase; amino-acid sequence: MSSDRDGMRGGWATPGDDQPDAEAVETTGEFTIDYAPPAWYTQNASGPAGSGGGGSIGGPGGVGGAGGFAEQDAAGAGGPGSGAAAPFSSSPGTTAPGAGATPPPPGTPPVGTPAQGTPFAPPAEGSVPMPRLPDGFELQQPQQPSQPPQAGPEAPAVEPETDNGDLESGATMRFSAVALKREMAELAEQAAAMQKAAAESEARSGAGSRSGSPSDAGSSSDSGSGSGLGSGSGSQSGGGSESEPSAEGAVDAVVAEDAAEEEDAPGEGAETDGDGAAGTEVSDAADSAPEGAGDDGSGQEEVSAEAGAGEEATPQDAVPANGSAPQDAVPANGTAPQGAASQPAPPVPAPAPAPGPQDFPSAWTPPPAPRSGVPPLPPSYQPAAPAPAAQWPAQQPMPPQAGPQPMPQPPAPQQAGPQQPAPVQGQQPPFQPQVPQPAPAAWNQPGQPGQPGQPGQPGVPPQPYQPGMPTPPAPAQPGPQSGPQAGPAGAYGFPQPPAPQAGPQPPAPNAPSPAAGYGFPQPNGPGGPAQQGGYGFPPSDAPAAGPGGYGFPQPPEQQPQPQPPVDPRAGAAWPQPIQHDQRQPTNPGAAPLGYTAAVELSSDRLLNNRRQKAKSGRPAAGGSRFKLGGKKEEAERQRKLELIRTPVLSCYRIAVISLKGGVGKTTTTTALGSTLATERQDKILAIDANPDAGTLGRRVRRETGATIRDLVQAIPYLNSYMDIRRFTSQAPSGLEIIANDVDPAVSTTFNDEDYRRAIDVLGRQYPIILTDSGTGLLYSAMRGVLDLADQLIIISTPSVDGASSASTTLDWLAAHGYSDLVSRSLTVISGVRETGKMIKVEDIVAHFETRTRGVVVVPFDEHLAAGAEVDLDMMRPRTREAYFNLAAMIAEDFVRHQQAHGLWTSDGNPPPVAAPPMPGQQMPGQPVPGQPAPGQPYPQVPGQPYPGQPGQPGQPYPPQGQQPYPPQQVPYPPQQGQPPYPAQPYPQGQPPQQ
- a CDS encoding S1 family peptidase — its product is MTTRIPRSDSAHDETLHGTGGTVSGAEPRDAERTARDGRAHATDVPDAARTGRAFARQGGDTADGTDPAPGSREPAYRATGGVDPGWGLRTVPRAVVRSHTPLPAVPATGADPLVRIHDPAGRPRGLGFLADHHGTLLTSHEAVAGLDRLVLRAGDRTQVVGADAVTELPERDLALVRTEGLGAPPLPLAAREEAEAGTYVRLAAGCWREARVLAAAEVSYGGHLVTALELAIGTAGRDALRSGGGAAGGPVLDARTGAVLGVVGTALHAPHRDAGFAVPPHPADGPLAELLARNAATVPAYGADLNLAGVLELTATSVGQDGPPEPPVEPVERADVARRLSDFADGEQPVLGLVGAPGSGRTTELAAFAARRGRGERPAPTLWLRGADLAETDGSVADAARRALERAARIIAAARRLDLPDVTPEHVARLAARAGRPLLLLLDGPEEMPRTPAHRLREWTDGTTAWLRAVGARLVVACREEYWEQAALRSLPCVRVGDLGAGEARRARARYGIPEGLPARRDARHPLTLRLLSEVWAALPAAPPAGPVDRHQVFEAHLDLVCLRVAVRLAAERGLRGTAVRRLAARVAGQVHEAARRSLGPGELDRETFEAVFPWGPAPARLGGGTGWASAVLAEGLLVPAGRGHRFAHEELADWLQGMHLDLDQAVHALVHRARDPRTDPRDAPPVPRHRIGPVVQALLHLGRRQGERQLSFKLRELVDALDLDTDSWWAARLLAGTLLQVPDAAPYTEVLRLLAERLVAWRAERRPVPGEFGPDFWTALPLSCAGRLDLLRRLVLADQAPPAPGERYLDAVARLLAADPRAVQPRLVRWFTDERPLPATPHATVATAAQALLHTHRHGALDELTEVLAAGGHPRAEELLAVLAEEEPSALCRAVDRWAREEAPARHTAAATLGLRAAPHARTAADRELLCRTARALLARPADPALHGAAHALLAGDPGSRERHLTETLRHFADGDPLIPPTALLPALTTHPEPVLEAFRTRLRGPHREAARCLWRLLTDATTPALARRAAGLLREAVRPHPETAGRVAAAVDRRLARVPTHPALFPLVTGLLKDGPEPLRAALATVLAAPGSPRRELLEFLLDREREPSVLDAVLHAAAGGEGSAERGLVHRTGLLLGRTPEGATRFDRALVDLARHVPGFAARMTRWLADAPDDWAAVVGPSTRRTLENLAGTRVPA